Proteins from a single region of Helicoverpa armigera isolate CAAS_96S chromosome 21, ASM3070526v1, whole genome shotgun sequence:
- the LOC110376057 gene encoding heparanase codes for MGTSIQLLLFLLLRFLTQSRANTYSVTISTEQHVNLIDSRFLSFTVDPKFLFSSNDKYSSKECSCMAAALTPAYLRIAGPSTAHLTFLNTTISINDVEYSEDKENFDIIALESDSPKKIPLDFHKRTKRNLAVSHRQWNLFVQWAKSAGFDLVFALNNEERTASGLWDPNTALNILTVAEKVNVGDMFWELGYECRNQSIEEYLNDLETLRVIIGTFPQGRTAEWKVVAGDVTKCLQTDSKSDFREYVTLSSFMMDALLLNGNSSSQELERMTEYDRMKLLRILARSPTPLWLTETNHKKYNELERAADWLASLGYSAKNGFAVHYRELQEDEMYEPTLSFYMALLFKNLVGERVLDVQMEPEQAVLFAHCTSLRHKQIPGAVTLFAVNMDEEPARFSLKLAKREEGGDIMQFILGKDHNGNIAVNGRPMFYEGYLKPVVKRVQPYRTLVINLPANSFGFWVLARTNVEACYNTDSGNKTLIEAKTIPYESHKAKRSLNEDFDDYAHVADLSYDFQDNDSHVTDNLALTSRIHDLNRDLFKIQNGFKRNIVKNRSKRYDHVEKFGKAKLRGLRQRAERLLDPDLDPRQLIDDLLEKARQRVSDLKSLRPRGILNLNRVSKRHSKNSKLRYLKPLRDNQIFSRTHKRPIQMKKISEEDDFLERVNRKSKPTKDVLSKRTLETRNKDTKINQEVKKISREDTNVPEAIVRRRRSVDKDVEEISAENDIDLDPENRAKLWKILKRLHKEFENLSEEKIEGDTDSTEGIVLKTELSDDSATIKVKDSNHGVIKSTMKSMLHVLEDLNKNLNKVWDAINLLN; via the exons ATGGGTACTTCAATacaattgttattatttcttcTGCTGAGGTTTTTAACTCAAAGCCGTGCCAATACGTACAGCGTTACGATAAGTACTGAACAACATGTGAATCTTATTGATAGCAGGTTTCTGAGTTTTACGGTAGACCCTAAGTTTCTGTTTTCGAGCAATGACAAGTATAGCAG CAAAGAATGCAGTTGCATGGCCGCTGCCCTCACACCAGCCTATCTCCGCATAGCTGGTCCCTCCACCGCGCACCTGACCTTCCTCAACACCACCATCTCCATCAACGACGTGGAATACTCCGAAGACAAAGAAAACTTCGACATCATAGCCTTAGAATCTGACTCCCCAAAGAAGATTCCTCTTGACTTCCATAAGAGAACTAAGAGGAATTTAGCTGTGTCCCATCGCCAGTGGAACTTGTTCGTGCAGTGGGCCAAGTCGGCTGGCTTCGACCTGGTCTTCGCTTTGAATAATGAGGAACGAACAGCCTCAGGGTTGTGGGATCCTAATACCGCGTTGAATATATTGACGGTGGCCGAGAAGGTCAATGTTGGGGATATGTTTTGGGAGCTTGGTTATG AGTGCAGAAACCAGTCCATAGAAGAGTACCTGAACGACCTGGAAACTCTTCGCGTGATCATCGGCACCTTCCCCCAGGGTCGCACTGCGGAGTGGAAGGTGGTGGCCGGTGACGTCACCAAGTGCCTCCAGACAGACTCCAAGAGCGACTTCAGGGAATATGTCACGTTGTCCAGTTTCATGATGGATGCTTTGCTGCTGAATGG TAACTCTTCATCGCAAGAACTGGAACGCATGACAGAGTATGATCGGATGAAGCTCCTGCGAATTCTCGCCCGAAGCCCCACCCCCCTCTGGCTGACGGAGACCAATCACAAGAAGTACAACGAGTTGGAGCGAGCCGCTGATTGGCTGGCCAGTCTCGGCTACTCGGCGAAGAATGGTTTTGCGGTACATTATAGGGAATTGCAGGAGGATGAGATGTATGAACCAACGCTG AGTTTTTACATGGCACTCCTATTCAAAAACTTGGTGGGCGAGCGAGTCCTGGACGTGCAAATGGAGCCAGAACAGGCCGTTctctttgcgcactgtacatcGCTGCGTCATAAGCAGATACCTGGTGCTGTCACGCTGTTTGCAGTGAACATGGATGAGGAGCCCGCTAGGTTCTCGCTCAAACTGGCGAAGAGGGAAGAGGGGGGTGATATCATGCAGTTTATATTGGGGAAAGATCATAACGG AAACATAGCGGTAAATGGACGTCCTATGTTCTACGAGGGTTATTTGAAACCAGTCGTCAAACGAGTTCAGCCATACAGGACTTTAGTGATCAACTTGCCAGCCAACTCCTTCGGATTCTGGGTCCTCGCCAGGACCAATGTGGAAGCCTGTTACAACACTGACAGTGGAAACAAGACTTTGATTGAAGCAAAGACCATCCCTTATGAAAGTCATAAAGCTAAACGATCCCTCAATGAGGATTTTGATGACTATGCACATGTGGCTGATCTCTCTTATGATTTCCAAGATAATGATTCTCATGTTACAGATAACCTTGCTTTAACGAGCAGAATTCATGATTTGAATcgagatttatttaaaatacagaaCGGTTTTAAAAGGAATATAGTTAAGAACAGGTCTAAGCGGTATGATCATGTAGAAAAGTTTGGTAAAGCTAAGCTTAGAGGGCTAAGGCAAAGAGCTGAAAGATTACTGGATCCTGATTTAGACCCCAGACAGCTCATCGATGATTTGTTAGAAAAAGCGAGACAAAGGGTTAGTGATCTGAAAAGTCTTCGACCAAGGGGAATCCTGAACTTAAACAGAGTGAGTAAGAGGCATTCGAAAAACTCCAAGTTAAGGTATTTGAAACCCTTAAGGGATAACCAAATCTTTAGCAGAACTCATAAAAGACCAATACAAATGAAAAAGATTTCTGAAGAAGATGACTTTTTAGAAAGAGTGAACAGAAAAAGCAAACCTACTAAGGACGTTCTATCCAAAAGAACTTTGGAAACACGGAACAAAgatactaaaataaatcaagaagtgaaaaaaatatccaGAGAAGATACGAATGTTCCAGAAGCAATTGTAAGAAGGAGAAGAAGTGTAGACAAGGATGTCGAAGAAATATCAGCAGAAAACGATATAGACCTTGATCCTGAAAACAGAGCAAAACTATGGAAGATTCTGAAGAGACTACACAAAGAATTTGAGAATCTTTCAGAAGAGAAAATTGAAGGTGACACAGATTCTACCGAAGGAATCGTTCTGAAGACAGAATTGTCAGACGATAGTGCTACTATAAAGGTCAAAGATTCTAACCATGGGGTCATAAAGTCTACCATGAAGAGTATGTTACATGTGTTAGAAGATTTGAACAAAAATCTGAATAAAGTATGGGATGCTATTAACTTGTTGAATTAA